In Syngnathus acus chromosome 21, fSynAcu1.2, whole genome shotgun sequence, one genomic interval encodes:
- the LOC119139805 gene encoding amyloid-beta A4 protein-like isoform X2 produces the protein MGAHKAFVLLLAATLTVSSEVPADDSVGLLTEPQVAMFCGNLNMHINVQSGNWEPDPSGSNSCIATKEGILNYCQEVYPELQITNVVEANQPVSIQNWCKKGRKHCRSHNHIVVPYRCLVGEFVSDALLVPDKCKFLHKEYMDQCESHLHWHAVAKESCGDHATNLHDYGLLMPCGIDLYRGVEFVCCPIEAEEESDSAAMDGEESDVWWGGAEPENNDNGMAELTDTAVEEEEDDEEDDEETDTFERDENDDEEIDEEEEEEDDDMANERDSDERDANVAMTTTTTTESIEEVVRVPTMAPSPPDAVDQYLEFPGDDSEHGDFQRAKESLEAKHREKLSQVMKEWEEAERKAKNLPRAEKKAVIQHFQEKVEALEQEAAGERQQLVETHMARVEALLNSRRRMALENYLSALQADPPRPRQVLSLLKKYVRAEQKDRQHTVKHYEHVRTVDPRKAAQIRPQVLTHLRVIDERMNQSLGLLYKVPNVASEIHSQVSVIVKRVQSELSQQVSSLQSDSRLDGRMSYGNDALMPDQAYSSAPMDLGLGGLGFIHPESFNQPNTENHVEPVDARPLPDRGLPTRPVSALKPEEMPQVRMETEERQSAGYEVHHQKLVFFAEDVGSNKGAIIGLMVGGVVIATVIVITLVMLRKKQYTSIHHGVIEVDAAVTPEERHLAKMQQNGYENPTYKFFEQIHN, from the exons ATGGGGGCACATAAGGCGTTTGTGCTCTTACTTGCGGCGACCTTGACGGTCTCATCTGAG GTGCCTGCTGATGACTCAGTGGGCTTGCTGACCGAGCCTCAGGTTGCCATGTTCTGTGGCAACCTCAACATGCACATCAATGTGCAGAGTGGCAACTGGGAGCCAGACCCTTCAGGCTCCAACAGCTGCATCGCCACCAAGGAAGGCATCCTGAATTACTGCCAAGAG GTGTATCCAGAACTTCAGATCACTAATGTCGTGGAGGCCAACCAGCCTGTCAGCATCCAaaactggtgcaaaaaaggcCGCAAGCACTGCCGCAGTCACAATCACATCGTGGTGCCCTACCGCTGCTTGG TCGGGGAGTTTGTGAGCGATGCCTTGCTGGTTCCTGACAAGTGTAAGTTCTTGCACAAGGAATATATGGACCAGTGCGAAAGCCATCTGCACTGGCACGCTGTGGCCAAAGAG TCCTGTGGAGACCACGCCACCAATCTCCATGACTACGGGCTGCTGATGCCGTGCGGTATTGATCTTTACCGAGGGGTGGAGTTTGTGTGCTGCCCAATCGAAGCCGAGGAAGAGTCCGATAGCGCGGCGATGGATGGCGAAGAGTCGGACGTCTGGTGGGGCGGAGCTGAGCCTGAGAACAACGATAACGG CATGGCGGAGCTGACGGACACTGCTgttgaggaggaagaggatgatgaggaagatgatgaagagACTGACACTTTTGAAAGGGACGAGAATGACGATGAAGAAATtgacgaggaggaagaggaggaagacgatGACATGGCCAACGAGCGGGATAGCGACGAGCGCGACGCTAACGTCGCCATGacaaccaccaccaccactgaATCCATTGAGGAGGTGGTTCGAG TGCCCACTATGGCGCCCAGCCCCCCAGACGCCGTGGACCAGTACCTCGAGTTCCCCGGTGACGACAGTGAGCACGGCGACTTCCAGAGGGCGAAGGAAAGCCTGGAGGCCAAGCATCGGGAAAAACTGTCCCAG GTGATGAAGGAATGGGAGGAGGCTGAGAGGAAGGCCAAGAACCTCCCACGTGCTGAAAAGAAAGCTGTTATTCAG CACTTCCAGGAGAAGGTGGAGGCCCTGGAGCAGGAGGCGGCCGGTGAGAGGCAGCAGCTGGTGGAAACCCACATGGCCCGCGTAGAGGCTTTGCTCAACAGTCGCCGACGCATGGCCCTGGAAAACTACCTGAGTGCACTGCAGGCCGACCCGCCACGG CCTCGTCAGGTGCTGAGTCTGCTGAAGAAATACGTTCGGGCAGAGCAGAAGGATCGCCAGCACACAGTCAAACATTACGAGCACGTCCGAACCGTCGACCCGAGGAAGGCGGCGCAGATTCGGCCTCAG GTTTTGACCCACCTGCGTGTGATCGACGAAAGGATGAACCAGTCGCTGGGTTTGCTTTACAAGGTGCCCAACGTGGCCAGCGAGATCCACAGCCAAGTCT CCGTTATCGTGAAACGAGTTCAGTCCGAGCTTTCTCAGCAAGTGTCCTCCCTGCAGAGCGACAGCAGG CTGGACGGCAGGATGAGCTACGGCAACGACGCGCTCATGCCCGACCAGGCGTACAGCTCGGCTCCCATGGACCTCGGCCTCGGCGGTTTGGGCTTCATCCACCCCGAGAGCTTCAACCAGCCCAACACTGAGAACCACG TTGAGCCAGTTGATGCCCGCCCACTTCCAGATCGAGGACTGCCCACACGGCCTG TGTCTGCACTGAAGCCAGAAGAGATGCCCCAAGTGCGTATGGAGACCGAGGAGAGGCAAAGTGCTGGTTATGAAGTCCACCATCAAAAACTG GTCTTTTTTGCCGAGGACGTGGGCTCCAACAAAGGCGCCATCATTGGGCTGATGGTGGGAGGTGTCGTCATAGCGACCGTCATTGTCATCACCCTGGTGATGCTGAGGAAGAAGCAATACACTTCTATTCACCATGGTGTCATCGAG GTGGACGCGGCAGTGACGCCCGAGGAGCGTCACCTGGCCAAGATGCAGCAGAACGGCTACGAGAATCCCACCTACAAGTTCTTTGAGCAGATCCACAACTAA
- the piga gene encoding phosphatidylinositol N-acetylglucosaminyltransferase subunit A isoform X1 gives MLQGGLYICFLDATMMLRSKYNIDRNFLLRHIHFDMSMTPYPPEEQPGNRSQIFGHRLMGMMTVEVLVGSADICYRTSTMSHRRRAAAFNHASQTVSGPPSESIKTATKTHNICMVSDFFYPNMGGVESHIYLLSQCLIEKGHKVVIVTHAYGHRKGVRYLTNGLKVYYLPLQVMYNQSTTTTFIHSMPLLRSVFVRERITVVHSHSSFSAMAHDALFHAKTMGLNTVFTDHSLFGFADVSSVLTNKLLTVSLCDTNHIVCVSYTSKENTVLRAGLDPEIVSVIPNAVEHSDFTPDPSQRHDDRITIVVISRLVYRKGIDLLSGIIPELCLKHPDLHFLIGGEGPKRLVLEEVREKYHLHDRVRLLGALEHKDVRGVLVQGHIFLNTSLTEAFCMAIVEGASCGLQVVSTRVGGIPEVLPEDLITLCEPTVQSLCAGLETVIERQRSGSVPTPASVHARVRNLYTWRNVAERTEKVYDRVCGEEVLPLNRRLRRLRTHCGPVAGSIFAFVAVLDFLFLLLLQWLLPDRLMDVAVDASGPLGLWQQQPSKSNDKALVK, from the exons ATGTTGCAAGGGGGTCTTTACATTTGCTTTTTAGATGCAACGATGATGTTACGCTCAAAATATAATATAGACCGTAATTTCCTCCTACGTCATATTCATTTCGACATGAGTATGACACCGTACCCTCCAGAGGAGCAGCCCGGAAACCGATCACAAATATTCGGCCACAGGCTGATGGGGATGATGACAGTAGAGGTATTGGTTGGTAGTG CTGACATTTGTTATCGTACAAGTACCATGAGCCACAGAAGAAGGGCAGCAGCTTTCAATCATGCATCTCAGACCGTCTCTGGGCCCCCATCTGAGTCCATCAAAACCGCCACAAAGACGCACAACATTTGCATGGTGTCTGACTTCTTCTATCCCAACATGGGAGGAGTGGAGAGTCACATATACCTCCTGTCCCAGTGTCTGATTGAGAAGGGACATAAGGTGGTGATTGTCACTCATGCCTACGGTCACAGGAAAGGCGTGAGGTATCTGACCAATGGCCTTAAGGTCTACTACCTGCCTCTGCAGGTGATGTACAACCagtccaccaccaccaccttcaTCCACAGCATGCCACTCCTGCGCAGTGTGTTTGTCAGGGAGCGCATCACCGTGGTGCACTCGCACAGCTCGTTTTCTGCTATGGCCCACGATGCTTTGTTCCATGCTAAGACTATGGGCCTAAACACG GTGTTTACTGACCACTCGCTCTTTGGCTTTGCCGACGTGAGCTCAGTGCTGACCAATAAGCTCCTGACGGTGTCGCTGTGCGATACCAACCACATCGTGTGCGTCTCCTACACCAGCAAGGAAAACACTGTGCTGCGCGCAGGGCTCGATCCGGAGATCGTGTCAGTCATTCCCAATGCGGTCGAGCACAGCGACTTCACGCCCGACCCGTCTCAGCGCCATGACGACAGGATCACCATTGTTGTGATCAGTCGCCTTGTCTACCGCAAAG GCATTGATCTTCTCAGTGGAATCATCCCAGAACTCTGCCTCAAACATCCAGATCTGCATTTCCTCATTGGTGGAGAGGGGCCAAAAAGACTTGTGCTGGAGGAAGTGAGGGAGAAATACCATCTGCATGACAG GGTGCGCCTTTTGGGGGCTCTGGAACACAAAGATGTCCGAGGAGTTCTGGTGCAGGGTCACATCTTCCTTAACACGTCACTCACAGAAGCTTTCTGCATGGCCATTGTGGAGGGAGCCAGTTGTGGACTGCAG GTTGTCAGCACTCGTGTAGGTGGGATTCCTGAGGTTCTACCAGAGGACTTGATCACGCTTTGTGAGCCAACGGTGCAGTCGCTGTGTGCCGGGCTGGAAACGGTCATAGAGCGACAGCGCTCTGGCTCAGTACCCACGCCCGCCTCCGTTCACGCTCGGGTGCGGAACCTCTACACCTGGAGAAACGTTGCGGAGAGGACTGAAAAG GTGTATGACCGAGTATGCGGCGAGGAGGTGCTCCCCCTCAACCGACGCCTCCGGAGGCTCAGGACTCACTGCGGCCCAGTGGCCGGCTCCATCTTTGCCTTTGTGGCGGTTCTAGACTTCCTCTTCCTTTTGCTTCTCCAATGGTTGCTGCCCGACAGACTCATGGACGTGGCCGTGGACGCTAGCGGTCCTCTTGGACTGTGGCAGCAACAACCAAGCAAGAGTAACGACAAAGCTCTCGTCAAGTAA
- the gabpa gene encoding GA-binding protein alpha chain → MSKSGAEEMIEIEIDEREKQACLEEGTMEEQTIMASDLIQQDIDINEPVGNLKKLLEPRLQISLETYDICLQDIQLHPDHSLFDQGVKTDGTVQLSLQLITKPGEEKLNILEIVKPVETVEVVIDPDAAGEEGSLVDEGQLIAVERSGLSDETSEQVTRWAAALEGYRKEQVRLGIPYDPVLWTADQAIHWAVWVMKEFNIDEMEIGSIHIPGRNLCAFTQEEFLQKVPNGEILWSHLELLRKYVLASQDQSGGDATVTIDQPVQIIPAQVSTPTAIKVLKQNRGPRTPRISGEERSSPGNRTGNNGQIQLWQFLLELLTDKDARDCISWVGEEGEFKLNQPELVAQKWGQRKNKPTMNYEKLSRALRYYYDGDMISKVQGKRFVYKFVCDLRTLIGYSAAELNCLVAECEQKKMSRVQVHGIGQPITTVTLATTLDKDS, encoded by the exons ATGTCCAAGAGTGGAGCAGAAGAGATGATTGAGATCGAGATTGACGAACGAGAAAAACAAGCATGCTTGGAGGAGGG GACCATGGAGGAACAAACCATCATGGCGTCAGACCTGATCCAGCAAGACATCGACATCAACGAGCCGGTCGGCAATTTGAAGAAGCTGTTGGAGCCTCGTCTCCAAATATCACTGGAGACTTATGATATATGCTTGCAGGACATTCAG TTGCACCCAGATCACAGCCTCTTTGATCAGGGCGTCAAAACAGATGGCACGGTGCAGCTCAGCCTGCAGCTCATCACCAAACCGG GTGAGGAGAAGCTGAACATCTTGGAGATAGTGAAGCCCGTCGAGACGGTGGAGGTGGTGATCGACCCGGATGCAGCAGGGGAGGAGGGCTCGCTGGTGGATGAGGGGCAGCTCATCGCCGTGGAGCGATCCGGCCTGTCCGACGAGACCTCGGAGCAGGTGACACGCTGGGCCGCTGCGCTGGAAGGCTACCGCAAGGAGCAAGTCCGACTGGGCATACCATATG ACCCCGTTCTGTGGACGGCCGACCAAGCGATCCACTGGGCTGTGTGGGTGATGAAAGAATTCAACATTGACGAAATGGAAATCGGGAGCATTCACATCCCCGGCCGAAACCTCTGCGCATTCACCCAAGAAGAGTTCCTTCAGAAAGTGCCCAATGGAGAGATCCTCTGGAGTCACCTCGAACTCCTCCGCAAAT aTGTTTTGGCAAGCCAGGACCAGTCCGGAGGGGACGCCACAGTCACCATCGATCAAC CTGTGCAGATAATCCCGGCCCAAGTCAGCACGCCCACGGCCATTAAAGTATTGAAGCAGAACCGCGGACCCAGGACGCCCCGCATTTCGGGAGAGGAGCGCAGTTCTCCCGGCAACCGCACAG GCAACAACGGTCAAATCCAGCTGTGGCAGTTCCTGCTGGAACTGCTGACGGACAAAGACGCCAGGGATTGCATCTCCTGGGTGGGCGAGGAGGGAGAGTTCAAGCTCAACCAGCCCGAGCTGGTGGCTCAAAAGTGGGGCCAGCGGAAGAACAAGCCCACAATGAACTACGAGAAACTCAGCAGAGCCCTCAG GTATTACTATGACGGCGACATGATCAGTAAGGTGCAGGGCAAGCGCTTTGTGTACAAGTTTGTGTGTGACCTGCGGACCCTGATCGGCTACAGCGCCGCCGAGCTCAACTGCCTGGTGGCGGAGTGCGAGCAGAAGAAGATGTCGCGGGTGCAGGTGCACGGCATTGGGCAGCCCATCACCACTGTGACATTGGCAACCACGCTAGACAAGGACAGCTGA
- the piga gene encoding phosphatidylinositol N-acetylglucosaminyltransferase subunit A isoform X3: MSHRRRAAAFNHASQTVSGPPSESIKTATKTHNICMVSDFFYPNMGGVESHIYLLSQCLIEKGHKVVIVTHAYGHRKGVRYLTNGLKVYYLPLQVMYNQSTTTTFIHSMPLLRSVFVRERITVVHSHSSFSAMAHDALFHAKTMGLNTVFTDHSLFGFADVSSVLTNKLLTVSLCDTNHIVCVSYTSKENTVLRAGLDPEIVSVIPNAVEHSDFTPDPSQRHDDRITIVVISRLVYRKGIDLLSGIIPELCLKHPDLHFLIGGEGPKRLVLEEVREKYHLHDRVRLLGALEHKDVRGVLVQGHIFLNTSLTEAFCMAIVEGASCGLQVVSTRVGGIPEVLPEDLITLCEPTVQSLCAGLETVIERQRSGSVPTPASVHARVRNLYTWRNVAERTEKVYDRVCGEEVLPLNRRLRRLRTHCGPVAGSIFAFVAVLDFLFLLLLQWLLPDRLMDVAVDASGPLGLWQQQPSKSNDKALVK, encoded by the exons ATGAGCCACAGAAGAAGGGCAGCAGCTTTCAATCATGCATCTCAGACCGTCTCTGGGCCCCCATCTGAGTCCATCAAAACCGCCACAAAGACGCACAACATTTGCATGGTGTCTGACTTCTTCTATCCCAACATGGGAGGAGTGGAGAGTCACATATACCTCCTGTCCCAGTGTCTGATTGAGAAGGGACATAAGGTGGTGATTGTCACTCATGCCTACGGTCACAGGAAAGGCGTGAGGTATCTGACCAATGGCCTTAAGGTCTACTACCTGCCTCTGCAGGTGATGTACAACCagtccaccaccaccaccttcaTCCACAGCATGCCACTCCTGCGCAGTGTGTTTGTCAGGGAGCGCATCACCGTGGTGCACTCGCACAGCTCGTTTTCTGCTATGGCCCACGATGCTTTGTTCCATGCTAAGACTATGGGCCTAAACACG GTGTTTACTGACCACTCGCTCTTTGGCTTTGCCGACGTGAGCTCAGTGCTGACCAATAAGCTCCTGACGGTGTCGCTGTGCGATACCAACCACATCGTGTGCGTCTCCTACACCAGCAAGGAAAACACTGTGCTGCGCGCAGGGCTCGATCCGGAGATCGTGTCAGTCATTCCCAATGCGGTCGAGCACAGCGACTTCACGCCCGACCCGTCTCAGCGCCATGACGACAGGATCACCATTGTTGTGATCAGTCGCCTTGTCTACCGCAAAG GCATTGATCTTCTCAGTGGAATCATCCCAGAACTCTGCCTCAAACATCCAGATCTGCATTTCCTCATTGGTGGAGAGGGGCCAAAAAGACTTGTGCTGGAGGAAGTGAGGGAGAAATACCATCTGCATGACAG GGTGCGCCTTTTGGGGGCTCTGGAACACAAAGATGTCCGAGGAGTTCTGGTGCAGGGTCACATCTTCCTTAACACGTCACTCACAGAAGCTTTCTGCATGGCCATTGTGGAGGGAGCCAGTTGTGGACTGCAG GTTGTCAGCACTCGTGTAGGTGGGATTCCTGAGGTTCTACCAGAGGACTTGATCACGCTTTGTGAGCCAACGGTGCAGTCGCTGTGTGCCGGGCTGGAAACGGTCATAGAGCGACAGCGCTCTGGCTCAGTACCCACGCCCGCCTCCGTTCACGCTCGGGTGCGGAACCTCTACACCTGGAGAAACGTTGCGGAGAGGACTGAAAAG GTGTATGACCGAGTATGCGGCGAGGAGGTGCTCCCCCTCAACCGACGCCTCCGGAGGCTCAGGACTCACTGCGGCCCAGTGGCCGGCTCCATCTTTGCCTTTGTGGCGGTTCTAGACTTCCTCTTCCTTTTGCTTCTCCAATGGTTGCTGCCCGACAGACTCATGGACGTGGCCGTGGACGCTAGCGGTCCTCTTGGACTGTGGCAGCAACAACCAAGCAAGAGTAACGACAAAGCTCTCGTCAAGTAA
- the piga gene encoding phosphatidylinositol N-acetylglucosaminyltransferase subunit A isoform X2, whose protein sequence is MLQGGLYICFLDATMMLRSKYNIDRNFLLRHIHFDMSMTPYPPEEQPGNRSQIFGHRLMGMMTVEVLVGSADICYRTSTMSHRRRAAAFNHASQTVSGPPSESIKTATKTHNICMVSDFFYPNMGGVESHIYLLSQCLIEKGHKVMYNQSTTTTFIHSMPLLRSVFVRERITVVHSHSSFSAMAHDALFHAKTMGLNTVFTDHSLFGFADVSSVLTNKLLTVSLCDTNHIVCVSYTSKENTVLRAGLDPEIVSVIPNAVEHSDFTPDPSQRHDDRITIVVISRLVYRKGIDLLSGIIPELCLKHPDLHFLIGGEGPKRLVLEEVREKYHLHDRVRLLGALEHKDVRGVLVQGHIFLNTSLTEAFCMAIVEGASCGLQVVSTRVGGIPEVLPEDLITLCEPTVQSLCAGLETVIERQRSGSVPTPASVHARVRNLYTWRNVAERTEKVYDRVCGEEVLPLNRRLRRLRTHCGPVAGSIFAFVAVLDFLFLLLLQWLLPDRLMDVAVDASGPLGLWQQQPSKSNDKALVK, encoded by the exons ATGTTGCAAGGGGGTCTTTACATTTGCTTTTTAGATGCAACGATGATGTTACGCTCAAAATATAATATAGACCGTAATTTCCTCCTACGTCATATTCATTTCGACATGAGTATGACACCGTACCCTCCAGAGGAGCAGCCCGGAAACCGATCACAAATATTCGGCCACAGGCTGATGGGGATGATGACAGTAGAGGTATTGGTTGGTAGTG CTGACATTTGTTATCGTACAAGTACCATGAGCCACAGAAGAAGGGCAGCAGCTTTCAATCATGCATCTCAGACCGTCTCTGGGCCCCCATCTGAGTCCATCAAAACCGCCACAAAGACGCACAACATTTGCATGGTGTCTGACTTCTTCTATCCCAACATGGGAGGAGTGGAGAGTCACATATACCTCCTGTCCCAGTGTCTGATTGAGAAGGGACATAAG GTGATGTACAACCagtccaccaccaccaccttcaTCCACAGCATGCCACTCCTGCGCAGTGTGTTTGTCAGGGAGCGCATCACCGTGGTGCACTCGCACAGCTCGTTTTCTGCTATGGCCCACGATGCTTTGTTCCATGCTAAGACTATGGGCCTAAACACG GTGTTTACTGACCACTCGCTCTTTGGCTTTGCCGACGTGAGCTCAGTGCTGACCAATAAGCTCCTGACGGTGTCGCTGTGCGATACCAACCACATCGTGTGCGTCTCCTACACCAGCAAGGAAAACACTGTGCTGCGCGCAGGGCTCGATCCGGAGATCGTGTCAGTCATTCCCAATGCGGTCGAGCACAGCGACTTCACGCCCGACCCGTCTCAGCGCCATGACGACAGGATCACCATTGTTGTGATCAGTCGCCTTGTCTACCGCAAAG GCATTGATCTTCTCAGTGGAATCATCCCAGAACTCTGCCTCAAACATCCAGATCTGCATTTCCTCATTGGTGGAGAGGGGCCAAAAAGACTTGTGCTGGAGGAAGTGAGGGAGAAATACCATCTGCATGACAG GGTGCGCCTTTTGGGGGCTCTGGAACACAAAGATGTCCGAGGAGTTCTGGTGCAGGGTCACATCTTCCTTAACACGTCACTCACAGAAGCTTTCTGCATGGCCATTGTGGAGGGAGCCAGTTGTGGACTGCAG GTTGTCAGCACTCGTGTAGGTGGGATTCCTGAGGTTCTACCAGAGGACTTGATCACGCTTTGTGAGCCAACGGTGCAGTCGCTGTGTGCCGGGCTGGAAACGGTCATAGAGCGACAGCGCTCTGGCTCAGTACCCACGCCCGCCTCCGTTCACGCTCGGGTGCGGAACCTCTACACCTGGAGAAACGTTGCGGAGAGGACTGAAAAG GTGTATGACCGAGTATGCGGCGAGGAGGTGCTCCCCCTCAACCGACGCCTCCGGAGGCTCAGGACTCACTGCGGCCCAGTGGCCGGCTCCATCTTTGCCTTTGTGGCGGTTCTAGACTTCCTCTTCCTTTTGCTTCTCCAATGGTTGCTGCCCGACAGACTCATGGACGTGGCCGTGGACGCTAGCGGTCCTCTTGGACTGTGGCAGCAACAACCAAGCAAGAGTAACGACAAAGCTCTCGTCAAGTAA
- the LOC119139805 gene encoding amyloid-beta A4 protein-like isoform X1, with translation MGAHKAFVLLLAATLTVSSEVPADDSVGLLTEPQVAMFCGNLNMHINVQSGNWEPDPSGSNSCIATKEGILNYCQEVYPELQITNVVEANQPVSIQNWCKKGRKHCRSHNHIVVPYRCLVGEFVSDALLVPDKCKFLHKEYMDQCESHLHWHAVAKESCGDHATNLHDYGLLMPCGIDLYRGVEFVCCPIEAEEESDSAAMDGEESDVWWGGAEPENNDNGMAELTDTAVEEEEDDEEDDEETDTFERDENDDEEIDEEEEEEDDDMANERDSDERDANVAMTTTTTTESIEEVVRAACWARADSGPCHDMLERWYFIPEKALCAPFLFGGCGGNRNNFDSEEYCLAVCSSSLPTMAPSPPDAVDQYLEFPGDDSEHGDFQRAKESLEAKHREKLSQVMKEWEEAERKAKNLPRAEKKAVIQHFQEKVEALEQEAAGERQQLVETHMARVEALLNSRRRMALENYLSALQADPPRPRQVLSLLKKYVRAEQKDRQHTVKHYEHVRTVDPRKAAQIRPQVLTHLRVIDERMNQSLGLLYKVPNVASEIHSQVSVIVKRVQSELSQQVSSLQSDSRLDGRMSYGNDALMPDQAYSSAPMDLGLGGLGFIHPESFNQPNTENHVEPVDARPLPDRGLPTRPVSALKPEEMPQVRMETEERQSAGYEVHHQKLVFFAEDVGSNKGAIIGLMVGGVVIATVIVITLVMLRKKQYTSIHHGVIEVDAAVTPEERHLAKMQQNGYENPTYKFFEQIHN, from the exons ATGGGGGCACATAAGGCGTTTGTGCTCTTACTTGCGGCGACCTTGACGGTCTCATCTGAG GTGCCTGCTGATGACTCAGTGGGCTTGCTGACCGAGCCTCAGGTTGCCATGTTCTGTGGCAACCTCAACATGCACATCAATGTGCAGAGTGGCAACTGGGAGCCAGACCCTTCAGGCTCCAACAGCTGCATCGCCACCAAGGAAGGCATCCTGAATTACTGCCAAGAG GTGTATCCAGAACTTCAGATCACTAATGTCGTGGAGGCCAACCAGCCTGTCAGCATCCAaaactggtgcaaaaaaggcCGCAAGCACTGCCGCAGTCACAATCACATCGTGGTGCCCTACCGCTGCTTGG TCGGGGAGTTTGTGAGCGATGCCTTGCTGGTTCCTGACAAGTGTAAGTTCTTGCACAAGGAATATATGGACCAGTGCGAAAGCCATCTGCACTGGCACGCTGTGGCCAAAGAG TCCTGTGGAGACCACGCCACCAATCTCCATGACTACGGGCTGCTGATGCCGTGCGGTATTGATCTTTACCGAGGGGTGGAGTTTGTGTGCTGCCCAATCGAAGCCGAGGAAGAGTCCGATAGCGCGGCGATGGATGGCGAAGAGTCGGACGTCTGGTGGGGCGGAGCTGAGCCTGAGAACAACGATAACGG CATGGCGGAGCTGACGGACACTGCTgttgaggaggaagaggatgatgaggaagatgatgaagagACTGACACTTTTGAAAGGGACGAGAATGACGATGAAGAAATtgacgaggaggaagaggaggaagacgatGACATGGCCAACGAGCGGGATAGCGACGAGCGCGACGCTAACGTCGCCATGacaaccaccaccaccactgaATCCATTGAGGAGGTGGTTCGAG CCGCTTGTTGGGCACGCGCCGACTCAGGCCCGTGTCACGACATGCTGGAGCGCTGGTACTTCATACCTGAAAAGGCCCTCTGCGCCCCCTTCCTGTTTGGGGGCTGCGGGGGCAACAGGAATAACTTTGATTCCGAGGAATACTGCCTAGCTGTCTGCAGCAGCTCGC TGCCCACTATGGCGCCCAGCCCCCCAGACGCCGTGGACCAGTACCTCGAGTTCCCCGGTGACGACAGTGAGCACGGCGACTTCCAGAGGGCGAAGGAAAGCCTGGAGGCCAAGCATCGGGAAAAACTGTCCCAG GTGATGAAGGAATGGGAGGAGGCTGAGAGGAAGGCCAAGAACCTCCCACGTGCTGAAAAGAAAGCTGTTATTCAG CACTTCCAGGAGAAGGTGGAGGCCCTGGAGCAGGAGGCGGCCGGTGAGAGGCAGCAGCTGGTGGAAACCCACATGGCCCGCGTAGAGGCTTTGCTCAACAGTCGCCGACGCATGGCCCTGGAAAACTACCTGAGTGCACTGCAGGCCGACCCGCCACGG CCTCGTCAGGTGCTGAGTCTGCTGAAGAAATACGTTCGGGCAGAGCAGAAGGATCGCCAGCACACAGTCAAACATTACGAGCACGTCCGAACCGTCGACCCGAGGAAGGCGGCGCAGATTCGGCCTCAG GTTTTGACCCACCTGCGTGTGATCGACGAAAGGATGAACCAGTCGCTGGGTTTGCTTTACAAGGTGCCCAACGTGGCCAGCGAGATCCACAGCCAAGTCT CCGTTATCGTGAAACGAGTTCAGTCCGAGCTTTCTCAGCAAGTGTCCTCCCTGCAGAGCGACAGCAGG CTGGACGGCAGGATGAGCTACGGCAACGACGCGCTCATGCCCGACCAGGCGTACAGCTCGGCTCCCATGGACCTCGGCCTCGGCGGTTTGGGCTTCATCCACCCCGAGAGCTTCAACCAGCCCAACACTGAGAACCACG TTGAGCCAGTTGATGCCCGCCCACTTCCAGATCGAGGACTGCCCACACGGCCTG TGTCTGCACTGAAGCCAGAAGAGATGCCCCAAGTGCGTATGGAGACCGAGGAGAGGCAAAGTGCTGGTTATGAAGTCCACCATCAAAAACTG GTCTTTTTTGCCGAGGACGTGGGCTCCAACAAAGGCGCCATCATTGGGCTGATGGTGGGAGGTGTCGTCATAGCGACCGTCATTGTCATCACCCTGGTGATGCTGAGGAAGAAGCAATACACTTCTATTCACCATGGTGTCATCGAG GTGGACGCGGCAGTGACGCCCGAGGAGCGTCACCTGGCCAAGATGCAGCAGAACGGCTACGAGAATCCCACCTACAAGTTCTTTGAGCAGATCCACAACTAA